In the genome of Nitrospira japonica, one region contains:
- the asnB gene encoding asparagine synthase (glutamine-hydrolyzing): MCGIAAIFASTPAPLEPLVRAMTDAVRHRGPDDEGVVAFSAGTMKAAASGGIDTPQAVYEMAVSYAPVRQNGFHRDVIAALGHRRLSILDVSAAGHQPMCTADGRFWVIHNGEIYNYLELRAELESLGHSFVSHTDTEVILASYRAWGEECLQRFNGMFAFVLVDREAGRVFAARDRFGVKPLYLWCSGQGLMAMASEIKQFTVLPEWSPSVNGQRAYDFLNWGLMDHTDETLFERVRQLRGGESLHCSIEELLAGPPIKRWYHLSPQPFDGDMKTAAERFLSLFTDAVRLRLRSDVPVGSCLSGGLDSSAIVCVMNELLRGNGAAVRQKTFSSCSTIDRFDERLYIDEVVRHTGAEGHSVYPRLVDLFQTADRLTWTQDEPFGSTSIYAQWHVFGLAAEHRVKVMLDGQGADEQLAGYHAYFSPYLGRLLREMRWSTLLTELRELNTIHGYPISWGAKQVMDNVLPEAARQRLRLWAGKSGRDASWLDMKRLGAVPLDPFAAAGAAKARTVQAMSRAQVGATSLPMLLHWEDRNSMAHSIEARVPFLDYRLVEFVLGLPDEYKIGNGMTKRVMREGLRATLPERVRTRRDKLGFATPEEVWMREEDPDLFRRAVHNAIDLSSGILGSDAAGLFEKIVTGRRSFSFVIWRLISFGIWMRTFAMRA, encoded by the coding sequence ATGTGCGGCATCGCAGCGATCTTTGCCTCAACCCCCGCTCCGTTGGAACCGCTGGTTCGTGCCATGACCGACGCCGTCCGCCATCGTGGTCCGGATGATGAAGGGGTCGTGGCGTTCTCGGCCGGCACGATGAAGGCGGCTGCTTCGGGAGGGATCGATACTCCGCAGGCGGTATACGAGATGGCGGTCTCCTACGCCCCGGTCCGGCAGAACGGATTTCACCGCGACGTGATCGCGGCGCTGGGCCACCGGCGGCTGTCGATTCTCGACGTGAGTGCAGCCGGTCATCAACCGATGTGCACGGCCGACGGCCGCTTCTGGGTCATTCACAACGGGGAGATCTACAACTACCTCGAGCTTCGCGCCGAACTGGAATCTCTGGGACATTCCTTCGTCTCGCATACCGACACCGAGGTCATCCTTGCTTCCTACCGGGCATGGGGAGAGGAGTGCCTGCAGCGCTTTAACGGCATGTTCGCGTTCGTGCTCGTGGATCGAGAAGCCGGACGGGTCTTTGCCGCGCGCGACCGATTCGGCGTCAAGCCGCTGTATCTGTGGTGTTCGGGGCAGGGACTGATGGCGATGGCCTCGGAGATCAAGCAGTTCACCGTGTTGCCGGAGTGGTCGCCTTCCGTCAACGGCCAGCGCGCGTACGACTTTCTCAACTGGGGGTTGATGGACCATACGGATGAGACCCTGTTCGAGAGAGTCCGTCAACTGCGGGGCGGTGAATCGCTCCATTGCTCTATAGAGGAACTACTGGCCGGCCCGCCGATCAAACGGTGGTACCACTTGAGTCCGCAGCCGTTCGACGGCGACATGAAGACCGCGGCGGAGCGGTTTCTTTCACTTTTTACGGATGCCGTTCGGCTCCGTCTCCGATCCGATGTTCCGGTCGGCTCCTGTTTGTCCGGCGGTCTCGATTCTTCGGCGATTGTCTGCGTGATGAACGAACTTCTCCGCGGCAACGGAGCGGCTGTACGGCAGAAAACCTTTTCTTCCTGTTCAACAATCGATCGATTCGACGAACGACTGTATATCGACGAAGTGGTCCGACACACGGGAGCTGAGGGACATTCTGTGTATCCCCGTCTCGTCGACCTGTTTCAGACGGCGGACCGTTTGACGTGGACGCAGGACGAGCCGTTCGGTTCGACCAGCATTTATGCTCAATGGCATGTGTTTGGACTGGCCGCGGAACACCGTGTGAAAGTGATGCTGGACGGGCAGGGAGCCGATGAGCAACTCGCGGGCTATCATGCATATTTTTCTCCCTATCTGGGCCGGCTCTTGAGGGAAATGCGGTGGTCGACCTTATTAACGGAATTACGCGAACTCAACACGATTCACGGGTATCCGATATCCTGGGGTGCCAAACAGGTGATGGACAACGTGCTGCCGGAGGCTGCCCGTCAGCGGTTGCGGTTATGGGCAGGGAAGTCGGGAAGGGATGCATCGTGGTTGGATATGAAACGGCTCGGAGCGGTTCCTCTGGATCCGTTTGCCGCGGCGGGAGCTGCCAAAGCGCGCACGGTTCAAGCGATGTCCCGGGCACAGGTCGGGGCGACGTCGCTGCCGATGCTCCTTCATTGGGAGGATCGCAATTCCATGGCGCACTCCATCGAAGCCCGCGTTCCCTTTCTCGACTACCGTCTGGTCGAGTTCGTGCTGGGTTTGCCCGATGAATACAAGATCGGAAACGGGATGACGAAACGAGTGATGCGAGAGGGACTGCGCGCGACGCTGCCCGAACGCGTGCGCACGCGCCGGGACAAGCTCGGATTTGCGACGCCGGAAGAAGTGTGGATGAGGGAAGAAGATCCCGATCTGTTCCGCCGTGCCGTGCACAACGCGATAGATCTTTCATCCGGCATCCTGGGATCGGATGCGGCCGGCTTGTTCGAAAAGATTGTTACGGGAAGGCGGTCGTTTTCGTTCGTTATTTGGCGCCTTATCAGTTTTGGAATCTGGATGAGAACGTTTGCCATGCGCGCATGA
- a CDS encoding glycosyltransferase family protein, with protein MEIAPAPIRVLHCPDLVGGQPYQLAKAERAIGLKSQCVALQPHPFGYPADRVLSSGGEAALQLARWRLLAMALRHYDVIHFNFGQSAMPQRLPLDAASKRNLPSWTRRLYNLYAAPLELADLRLLKLNGKSIVMTYQGDDARQGDFLRAHCEIHPADEAGYYTAESDRLKRARIETVGRYADAVFAVNPDLLHVLPARARFMPYAHLDVAAITPPGGTTRAVPMVLHAPSHRGVKGTRFVLDAVNRLKSEGVPFEFVLVEGLSHVEAMRLYAGADLLIDQLLVGWYGGLAVELMALGKPVVAYIRDRDLHFIPPAMRAELPVVNATPDSITRVLRELLTVRRHELGELGMRSRRYAEVWHDPARIASHLKSTYQNLINQSHGGRAAETATVRQDFA; from the coding sequence ATGGAGATCGCGCCGGCTCCCATACGAGTGTTGCATTGCCCGGATCTCGTCGGAGGCCAACCCTACCAACTTGCCAAGGCCGAACGGGCCATAGGTTTGAAGAGCCAATGCGTGGCCTTGCAACCGCATCCCTTCGGCTATCCCGCAGACCGGGTGCTGTCGTCAGGCGGTGAAGCGGCTCTTCAACTGGCGCGCTGGCGACTCCTCGCCATGGCCTTGCGGCACTACGACGTCATCCATTTCAACTTCGGCCAATCCGCCATGCCTCAGCGGCTTCCACTGGATGCCGCTTCGAAGCGCAATCTCCCGTCATGGACTCGGCGCCTGTACAATCTGTACGCCGCGCCGCTCGAGCTGGCAGATCTGCGGCTTCTGAAGCTCAACGGGAAGTCCATCGTCATGACGTATCAGGGGGATGATGCCCGACAGGGCGACTTCCTTCGCGCGCACTGTGAAATCCATCCGGCGGATGAAGCGGGGTATTACACGGCCGAATCGGACCGCCTGAAGAGAGCGCGAATTGAAACGGTCGGACGCTATGCGGATGCCGTGTTTGCGGTGAATCCCGACCTGCTTCACGTCCTGCCCGCCCGCGCCCGGTTCATGCCGTATGCACATCTGGACGTGGCGGCGATTACGCCACCCGGTGGGACGACTCGTGCTGTGCCGATGGTCCTGCACGCGCCGAGCCATCGAGGGGTCAAGGGAACCAGGTTCGTCCTCGACGCCGTCAATCGGCTCAAGTCCGAAGGCGTGCCATTCGAATTCGTGTTGGTAGAAGGGTTATCTCATGTCGAAGCGATGAGACTGTATGCCGGCGCCGACCTCCTGATCGATCAGCTGTTGGTCGGCTGGTACGGAGGACTGGCCGTGGAACTGATGGCCCTCGGCAAGCCGGTCGTCGCCTATATCCGGGACCGAGATCTCCATTTCATTCCGCCCGCCATGCGTGCGGAGTTGCCGGTGGTCAACGCCACACCCGATTCCATTACCCGCGTGCTGCGCGAATTGCTGACGGTCCGGCGTCATGAACTCGGCGAACTGGGTATGCGCTCCAGGCGGTACGCCGAAGTCTGGCACGATCCCGCCCGTATCGCCTCCCACCTCAAATCGACCTACCAGAATCTCATCAACCAATCTCATGGCGGCCGAGCTGCCGAAACGGCGACGGTTCGTCAGGACTTTGCATAG
- a CDS encoding class I SAM-dependent methyltransferase, with translation MADNTRHSFKDKWENNPHLALDQTLEEGSDINRWILTRNGFASKAELAAYLATKRRILDAGCGNGRVTALLRSCSPVDHTDIVAFDLVAADVARRNLAGYERIDVREADLLGDLSGLGRFDFIYCQEVLHHTSDPEKAFRNLCSLLEPGGEIAVYVYKQKAPVREFVDDFVRARISGLSYEDAMKTAEQITALGKVLSELRTDVDVPAVEALGIPAGRYDLQRFLYHFFMKCFWNPELSFHDNAVINYEWYHPQLCSRHTVEEIRAWFDRAGLRVLHEHVDFYGITMRGRSG, from the coding sequence ATGGCGGACAACACCCGACATAGCTTCAAAGACAAATGGGAGAACAATCCCCATCTGGCGCTCGATCAGACGCTCGAAGAAGGCAGCGATATCAATCGATGGATCCTGACGCGAAACGGATTCGCGAGCAAGGCCGAGCTCGCGGCCTATCTGGCGACGAAGCGCCGTATTTTGGATGCAGGGTGCGGCAACGGCCGGGTCACGGCGTTGCTGCGGTCCTGCTCACCGGTCGACCACACGGACATCGTGGCGTTCGATCTCGTCGCGGCCGACGTCGCACGACGCAACCTGGCCGGATACGAACGAATCGACGTCAGGGAGGCGGATCTGCTGGGAGATCTGTCGGGGTTGGGACGGTTCGATTTCATCTACTGTCAGGAAGTGCTCCATCATACTTCTGATCCGGAGAAGGCGTTCCGCAATCTTTGCTCTCTGCTCGAGCCGGGAGGGGAGATCGCTGTGTACGTGTATAAGCAGAAAGCCCCGGTTCGTGAGTTTGTGGATGACTTCGTACGGGCCCGTATTTCCGGGCTGTCGTATGAGGACGCGATGAAGACGGCGGAGCAGATAACCGCCCTGGGGAAGGTGCTGTCCGAACTTCGCACGGACGTCGACGTTCCCGCAGTCGAGGCGCTGGGAATCCCGGCGGGGCGTTATGACCTGCAACGATTTCTCTATCATTTTTTCATGAAGTGTTTTTGGAATCCGGAGCTGAGTTTTCACGACAACGCCGTCATCAACTACGAATGGTACCATCCGCAACTCTGTTCACGGCACACGGTGGAGGAAATACGGGCCTGGTTTGACCGCGCCGGTTTGCGCGTGCTCCACGAGCACGTTGACTTCTACGGCATCACCATGCGCGGCAGGTCCGGCTAG
- a CDS encoding NAD-dependent epimerase/dehydratase family protein, with the protein MARILATGGSGLIGRSLLARMSAHAEVVAVGRHEPEVSGVQWIAHDLSDSILPVLPKDVSTVIYLAQSDHFRDFPEQARNIFEVNVANVQRMLDWARVSGVQRFILASSGGVYGHGENSFREDDKVGPGGPLGFYLASKQCSELVAASYSECFSVVILRFFFVFGPGQKKSMLIPRLIDSIKEGRPVTLQGEEGIRLNPIFVEDASLAVSRALELSGSHIINVAGPEVMHMRDIASLIGKAVGRDPVFHVDHAASPRHLSGDITKMCRLLAAPTVSFSDGLERTLKGSHGGSHHL; encoded by the coding sequence ATGGCTCGGATACTTGCGACTGGCGGTTCCGGATTGATCGGCAGAAGCCTACTCGCACGAATGTCCGCTCATGCCGAGGTTGTAGCAGTTGGACGCCACGAGCCTGAGGTGTCCGGCGTCCAATGGATTGCGCACGATCTGTCCGATTCCATTCTGCCGGTGTTGCCGAAGGATGTATCGACAGTCATCTATCTCGCTCAATCCGATCACTTTCGGGATTTTCCTGAGCAGGCCCGGAACATTTTTGAAGTCAACGTCGCCAATGTCCAGCGGATGCTGGACTGGGCGAGGGTTTCCGGCGTCCAGCGGTTCATCCTTGCCTCATCGGGCGGGGTGTACGGGCACGGGGAGAATTCATTTCGGGAGGACGACAAGGTGGGGCCGGGTGGACCTCTCGGCTTTTACTTGGCCTCGAAACAGTGTTCGGAACTCGTGGCGGCGAGCTATTCCGAGTGCTTTTCGGTGGTGATCCTCCGATTCTTCTTCGTCTTTGGTCCCGGCCAGAAGAAGTCGATGCTCATTCCGAGGCTGATCGATTCCATCAAGGAGGGGAGGCCGGTCACGCTTCAGGGGGAAGAGGGTATCCGGCTCAATCCCATTTTCGTCGAGGATGCGTCCCTGGCCGTGTCTCGGGCACTCGAGTTATCGGGCAGCCATATTATCAATGTCGCGGGTCCCGAAGTCATGCATATGCGCGACATCGCGAGCCTTATCGGGAAAGCGGTCGGACGCGATCCCGTGTTCCATGTCGACCACGCCGCGTCCCCGAGGCATCTCAGCGGCGATATCACGAAGATGTGCCGGTTACTGGCCGCTCCCACCGTGAGCTTCTCCGACGGACTGGAGCGGACGCTGAAGGGATCCCACGGCGGCTCCCACCATCTCTAA
- a CDS encoding flippase encodes MLTSLGKDVVLYGASDLLFKVLAFSVFPIYAYTFSVRDFGVIELVTAFSMLLTICCSLGLNNAVQRYYWDSDLTEEGKRRLVSTGLLFQSGSTIAVVAAAAICLYAVRQPIEEQYGMSWPLILFALAGLVPSVALQYVLDVLRLQFVPWRYACVAFLKNAVGVGAGLVLILAFGFGVTGIFMGTAVAGLLAVPVGLWLIGKDLEFDFNSGVAQTLFQFGYPFIFSGLAYWALGSIDRWMIAQFSNMDEVGLYGIAFKFAAVVMFLNTAFGQAWSPWAMKVRADRPDYRKVYSEVFSIWFLLLTLAGCALSLFAKELLILTTPERYWPAANILIVAVLGVVFLGTTQITAVGISLEKRTRIFAVSAWVGAALNVALNLVLIPRLGALGAALATTVTYFALSGSYLYWTQRVHPLPLNWTQLLSVFVVGLLSVPVAWTLNGFDTGLRTVLVKVLVMIIPIFLMWRGGLFRETLAAIVPPTGTPVEK; translated from the coding sequence ATGCTTACGAGCCTCGGTAAGGACGTCGTTCTCTACGGAGCCAGCGATCTGTTGTTCAAAGTACTGGCCTTCTCCGTGTTCCCGATTTATGCCTATACGTTCTCGGTGCGCGACTTCGGAGTGATTGAATTGGTGACGGCGTTTTCGATGCTGCTGACGATCTGCTGCAGTCTGGGGCTGAACAACGCTGTGCAACGATACTATTGGGATTCCGACCTGACGGAGGAGGGCAAACGGCGGCTTGTGTCCACCGGCTTGCTGTTCCAGTCAGGTTCGACAATCGCTGTCGTCGCGGCGGCAGCAATCTGCCTCTATGCGGTCAGACAGCCGATTGAAGAGCAGTACGGGATGTCCTGGCCGCTTATCCTGTTTGCACTCGCGGGCCTCGTCCCTTCGGTCGCGCTGCAGTACGTTCTTGACGTGCTCCGGCTCCAGTTCGTTCCATGGCGCTATGCCTGCGTCGCCTTTCTCAAGAACGCGGTGGGCGTGGGAGCGGGACTGGTCCTCATCCTGGCATTCGGTTTCGGCGTGACGGGAATCTTCATGGGAACGGCCGTCGCCGGCTTGCTGGCGGTTCCGGTAGGCCTTTGGTTGATCGGCAAGGATCTGGAATTCGACTTCAATTCCGGCGTCGCGCAGACACTGTTTCAGTTCGGCTACCCATTTATTTTCAGCGGACTAGCCTATTGGGCGTTGGGCTCGATCGATCGCTGGATGATTGCTCAGTTCAGCAACATGGATGAGGTAGGACTGTATGGGATCGCGTTTAAATTCGCCGCGGTCGTCATGTTCCTGAATACGGCCTTCGGACAAGCGTGGAGTCCATGGGCGATGAAGGTTCGGGCAGACCGGCCTGACTATCGGAAAGTCTACAGCGAAGTGTTCTCCATATGGTTCTTGCTCCTCACCCTCGCTGGATGCGCCCTGTCGTTGTTCGCCAAGGAACTTCTGATCCTCACGACGCCGGAACGATATTGGCCGGCGGCGAACATTCTGATCGTCGCGGTGTTGGGAGTGGTATTTCTCGGAACCACGCAAATTACCGCCGTGGGCATCTCGTTGGAAAAACGAACCCGCATCTTTGCTGTTTCGGCTTGGGTCGGAGCAGCGCTCAACGTCGCACTGAACCTTGTATTGATCCCTAGATTGGGCGCGCTCGGTGCAGCGCTGGCCACGACCGTGACCTACTTCGCTCTCAGCGGAAGCTATCTATACTGGACGCAGCGGGTACATCCATTGCCGTTAAACTGGACTCAGTTACTGTCGGTCTTTGTCGTCGGGCTGTTGTCGGTTCCCGTCGCTTGGACGCTGAACGGCTTCGATACCGGGCTTCGGACAGTCCTTGTCAAGGTACTTGTCATGATCATTCCCATATTCTTGATGTGGCGGGGAGGTTTGTTCCGTGAGACGCTCGCCGCCATTGTCCCGCCGACCGGCACGCCGGTGGAGAAGTAG
- a CDS encoding glycosyltransferase family protein — protein MTDVSPVLRGLARGVALLFDLACLPWLVLASLTLRGGQRLLIWGPIPIINNKYWSEAMRRAGWDSRTLMSTYYSSINQRSDYDIYYEDLFKIRWLGSLAEALGAYVAHLYIVRHAKVVHIPFSGGPLGRTVFLWKWEARLYRLAGVRTVVLPYGADIYRYSKVIDPMVRHALLLSYPDAARREARVERSVRYWTEHADAIVMGFTMDGVGRWDVPSGNMVCIDTNNWSQTRRTSEATSDRPVRILHAPNHRGVKGTEYILTAVDRLKTEGLPVELVLAERISNDQVRQLMQEVDILADQLILPGYGLNAIEGMASGLPVVANLDDRAATEIFRRYSFLDECPVVSATPATIAEVLRVLVTNRSLRSELGTAGRAYVEKYHSYATAQYLFGAIYKKFAGEAVDLMNLYHPLKSAYCRERAMVKHPLVDNRIPRRYFENAYEPR, from the coding sequence ATGACGGATGTGTCGCCTGTGTTGCGAGGGTTGGCCAGGGGCGTGGCTCTCCTCTTCGATCTGGCTTGTCTCCCGTGGCTTGTGCTCGCAAGCCTTACATTACGGGGAGGCCAGCGGCTCCTCATCTGGGGGCCTATCCCGATCATCAACAACAAATATTGGTCGGAAGCCATGCGTCGGGCCGGTTGGGACTCCCGTACGCTGATGTCGACCTATTACTCGTCGATCAACCAGCGCAGCGATTACGATATCTATTACGAGGATTTATTCAAGATCCGGTGGCTCGGAAGTCTGGCGGAAGCGCTGGGGGCCTACGTCGCGCATTTGTACATCGTTCGACACGCCAAAGTCGTACACATTCCTTTCTCCGGAGGGCCTCTGGGCAGGACCGTATTCTTATGGAAGTGGGAAGCCCGTCTCTATCGTCTGGCCGGTGTTCGGACGGTGGTTCTTCCATACGGCGCGGATATCTACCGGTATTCGAAAGTGATCGATCCCATGGTCCGCCACGCCTTGTTGCTCTCCTATCCTGATGCGGCAAGACGGGAAGCACGGGTGGAAAGGTCGGTTCGCTACTGGACCGAGCATGCTGATGCCATCGTCATGGGGTTTACCATGGACGGTGTCGGACGGTGGGATGTTCCCAGCGGCAACATGGTGTGTATTGATACCAATAACTGGAGTCAGACGCGGCGGACATCGGAGGCAACATCCGATAGGCCGGTTCGTATTCTGCATGCGCCAAATCATCGTGGGGTCAAGGGGACGGAATACATTCTCACGGCGGTCGATCGATTGAAGACGGAGGGGTTGCCGGTAGAACTGGTGCTCGCGGAGCGCATTTCCAACGATCAGGTCAGGCAGCTCATGCAGGAGGTGGATATTCTCGCCGATCAGTTGATCCTGCCGGGATACGGGCTCAACGCGATCGAAGGCATGGCCAGCGGGTTGCCGGTCGTCGCCAACCTCGATGACCGCGCCGCGACGGAGATCTTCCGGCGCTACTCATTTCTCGATGAGTGCCCTGTCGTTTCCGCGACTCCCGCCACCATCGCTGAGGTCTTGCGCGTGCTTGTCACGAACCGGTCGCTACGATCGGAATTAGGGACGGCCGGCAGGGCCTACGTGGAGAAGTATCACTCTTATGCGACGGCACAATATCTCTTCGGCGCCATCTATAAGAAGTTTGCAGGTGAAGCCGTAGACCTAATGAACCTGTATCATCCCCTCAAATCGGCCTACTGCCGCGAAAGAGCCATGGTCAAACATCCTCTGGTCGACAACCGCATACCCCGCAGATATTTTGAAAATGCTTACGAGCCTCGGTAA
- a CDS encoding glycoside hydrolase family protein, translated as MYPSMHSGAAMRFSRPRWEKKGLIYRPDARVAWMKSHCQLPVADQLDGSRYRVYFASRDELQRSHIGCIEIDLHEPVKVLGSTVQPILSPGPTGHFDEHGVYPSSIVTVGNKKYLYFIGWNRGCRQPLFYASIGLAVSEDGGRSFERLFRSPIMARSEHDPCLVTSPNVFIDNDLWRMTYVSGIRWEESADGGLKSVYHIKYAESRDGISWTRDGTVAIDFASKDETNIARSSVLKFGGAYRMWYSTARLPVRPYRIGYAESDDGTRWTRIDEGVGFDVSDEGFDSEMICYPHVIHHENKLYMFYNGNGFGREGIGLAVADDSEASVAMTSS; from the coding sequence GTGTACCCGAGCATGCACAGCGGCGCAGCCATGAGATTCTCCCGGCCTCGATGGGAAAAAAAGGGGTTGATCTATCGGCCGGACGCGAGAGTGGCGTGGATGAAGTCACATTGCCAATTGCCCGTCGCGGACCAACTCGATGGGTCACGGTACCGAGTGTATTTTGCCAGCCGCGACGAGTTGCAACGCTCTCACATCGGCTGCATCGAGATCGATCTTCACGAACCCGTAAAAGTCCTCGGCTCTACCGTGCAGCCGATCTTGTCGCCTGGGCCGACGGGACACTTTGATGAACACGGTGTCTATCCGTCGTCAATTGTAACGGTTGGGAACAAGAAATACCTTTACTTTATCGGCTGGAATCGAGGGTGCCGTCAGCCACTCTTCTATGCTTCAATCGGACTGGCTGTCAGTGAAGACGGAGGGCGCTCGTTCGAAAGATTGTTTCGATCGCCGATTATGGCGCGAAGCGAACACGATCCCTGTCTGGTGACCTCTCCGAACGTATTCATCGACAACGATCTGTGGAGAATGACTTACGTATCAGGCATCCGCTGGGAGGAATCTGCGGACGGAGGCCTGAAATCCGTGTATCACATCAAATATGCGGAGTCTCGGGACGGGATTTCTTGGACCCGGGACGGAACCGTCGCGATAGATTTCGCTTCCAAGGATGAAACCAATATCGCCCGTTCAAGCGTGCTCAAATTCGGCGGCGCGTATCGTATGTGGTATTCGACCGCGCGGTTGCCTGTCCGTCCCTATCGCATCGGATATGCTGAATCAGACGATGGCACTCGATGGACCAGGATTGACGAGGGAGTCGGCTTTGACGTCTCTGATGAAGGATTCGACAGCGAAATGATCTGTTATCCTCACGTCATTCATCACGAAAACAAATTGTACATGTTCTACAACGGCAATGGATTCGGCCGGGAAGGCATTGGGCTCGCCGTCGCTGATGACTCCGAGGCTTCAGTGGCGATGACGTCATCATGA
- a CDS encoding class I SAM-dependent methyltransferase — translation MTDDKADLQPIARLYEESLEQHGLKPLGVGWRDEDSHRLRFDKLASVIDAEGRSSINDLGCGYGALHDYLISRGIEVSLFRGYDISDKMLAQAKVRVPHGDFRKSSVLDETADYSFASGIFNVRLQEDEANWLGHIERTLDNLFQHSSRGFAFNLLSTYVDYREPQLYYGDPLYFFDYCKRRYSRRVSLLHDYPLFEWTITVRK, via the coding sequence ATGACTGACGATAAGGCTGATCTACAGCCGATTGCCAGACTCTACGAAGAGAGTCTGGAACAACATGGGCTCAAGCCTCTGGGGGTGGGTTGGCGCGATGAAGACTCTCACCGGCTTAGATTCGACAAGCTAGCCTCGGTCATCGATGCGGAGGGGCGGTCAAGCATCAACGATCTTGGGTGCGGGTACGGCGCATTGCACGACTATCTGATCTCAAGGGGCATTGAGGTCTCCCTGTTTCGCGGATACGACATCAGCGACAAAATGCTCGCGCAGGCCAAAGTCCGTGTGCCTCACGGCGACTTCCGAAAGAGCAGTGTCCTCGATGAAACAGCGGACTATTCGTTCGCCAGCGGCATTTTCAACGTGCGACTCCAGGAGGATGAAGCAAATTGGCTCGGTCATATCGAGCGGACGCTCGACAACCTGTTTCAACACTCTTCTCGGGGATTTGCATTCAATCTGCTTTCCACATATGTCGACTACCGGGAGCCGCAGCTCTATTATGGCGATCCGTTGTATTTCTTTGACTACTGCAAGCGACGATATTCCCGTCGGGTGTCGTTGCTGCACGATTATCCCCTATTTGAATGGACGATCACGGTGCGAAAGTAA
- a CDS encoding acetyltransferase, whose translation MTKQAVIFGTGSLAEVIDFYLAHDSPYRVAAFTATGDFVGQPQFLGRPLVAFEEVETRFPPDTYEMFVAVGYRHLNRLREQYCSAARTKGYKLLTYLSSKATHWGDTMLGDNVFIFEDNTIQPFVKIGNGAILWSGNHIGHHSSIGPSCFISSHVVVSGHCTVGDRCFIGVNATITDSVVVGNDNIIGPGALIQKSTSDGEVHVAERAKKLPKDSSKFLR comes from the coding sequence ATGACGAAGCAAGCCGTCATCTTCGGCACCGGGAGCTTGGCGGAGGTCATCGATTTTTACCTCGCGCATGACAGCCCGTATCGTGTTGCCGCATTCACCGCGACAGGCGATTTTGTCGGTCAACCGCAGTTTCTCGGTCGGCCGCTCGTTGCCTTCGAGGAAGTGGAAACCCGGTTTCCTCCGGACACGTACGAGATGTTTGTGGCCGTTGGCTATAGGCACCTGAACCGGTTACGGGAGCAGTACTGTTCAGCGGCGAGAACGAAGGGGTACAAGCTGCTTACCTATCTCTCCTCAAAGGCGACACATTGGGGTGACACGATGTTGGGAGATAATGTTTTCATATTTGAAGATAATACGATTCAACCTTTTGTGAAAATCGGAAATGGAGCGATCTTGTGGAGTGGAAATCACATCGGTCACCATAGCTCCATTGGGCCGAGTTGCTTCATTTCAAGCCATGTGGTCGTTTCCGGGCATTGCACAGTCGGGGACCGATGCTTTATCGGTGTGAACGCGACGATTACGGACAGCGTGGTCGTCGGCAACGATAACATCATTGGGCCGGGCGCGCTCATTCAGAAGTCTACGTCCGACGGCGAAGTCCATGTCGCCGAACGTGCCAAAAAACTTCCCAAGGACAGCAGCAAGTTTTTGCGATGA